One Mugil cephalus isolate CIBA_MC_2020 chromosome 10, CIBA_Mcephalus_1.1, whole genome shotgun sequence genomic window carries:
- the arsa gene encoding arylsulfatase A — MDSSCLAFLNIFFFCVCSASPPNFILLFADDLGFGDLGCYGHPSTLTPNLDRLAAGGLRFTDFYCTSPVCSPSRASLLTGRYQTRSGIYPGVLYPGSRGGLPLNETTIAEVLKPLGYATAAMGKWHLGYGANGMFLPTKQGFDEYLGIPYSHDMGPCSNLTCFPPDVKCYGKCDTGTVTVPLMHNEAIKQQPVNFIDLERAYSDFATSFITTSVEKKQPFFLYYPSHHTHYPQFAGPGAAGRSLRGPFGDSLLELDNTVGTLMATLEKTGVINNTLVFFTSDNGPELMRMSRGGNAGLLKCGKGTTYDGGMREPAIAYWPGIIKPGVTHEMASTLDILPTIAHLAGAKLPPVMLDGVDMTDLLIHQGKSKRETMIFYPVDPTEKYSLFALRLGKYKAHFYTRGATHSDTTPDKDCSVFSLLKAHDPPLIFDLEADPSEHYPLTVEGRPDIEALLAKIKQVKLQFEASMVFGESQISKGTDPDLAPCCNPHCSPKPSCCHC, encoded by the exons ATGGATTCCAGCTGCTTAgcttttttgaatattttctttttctgcgtGTGCTCCGCGTCACCGCCGaatttcatcctcctcttcgcGGATGATCTGGGTTTCGGGGACTTGGGCTGTTACGGACACCCGAGTACTCTCACTCCCAACCTGGACCGACTGGCTGCGGGAGGACTCCGCTTTACGGATTTTTACTGCACCAGCCCCGTCTGCAGCCCGTCCAG GGCGTCATTATTGACGGGTCGCTATCAGACCCGCTCAGGTATCTACCCAGGTGTGTTGTACCCAGGCTCCAGAGGGGGTCTTCCTCTGAATGAGACCACCATCGCTGAAGTGTTGAAGCCTTTAGGCTATGCCACTGCAGCCATGGGGAAGTGGCATCTAGGATATGGAGCCAATGGGATGTTTCTTCCAACCAAGCAGGGGTTTGACGAGTACCTTGGGATCCCATACTCCCATGACATG GGCCCTTGCTCGAACCTGACCTGTTTCCCTCCAGATGTGAAGTGCTATGGAAAGTGTGACACGGGCACCGTGACCGTCCCACTGATGCACAACGAGGCCATCAAGCAGCAGCCAGTTAACTTCATCGATCTGGAGCGGGCCTACAGTGACTTCGCCACCAGTTTCATCACCACGTCAGTCGAGAAGAAACAGCCTTTCTTCCTTTACTATCCGTCCCAT CACACCCACTACCCACAGTTCGCAGGTCCTGGTGCAGCCGGGCGGTCTTTAAGGGGTCCATTTGGGGACTCTCTGTTGGAGTTGGACAACACTGTAGGAACCCTGATGGCGACCCTGGAGAAGACCGGAGTGATCAACAACACGTTGGTCTTCTTTACGTCCGACAACGG GCCTGAACTAATGCGCATGTCCCGAGGAGGCAACGCTGGCCTTCTGAAATGTGGCAAAGGTACCACATATGATGGGGGCATGAGAGAGCCAGCCATCGCCTACTGGCCAGGGATCATCAAGCCAG GTGTGACCCATGAGATGGCCAGCACTCTAGATATCCTCCCCACCATCGCACACTTGGCGGGAGCTAAACTACCCCCGGTGATGCTGGATGGGGTCGATATGACGGACCTCCTTATCCACCAAGGAAAG AGTAAAAGGGAGACGATGATCTTCTACCCCGTCGATCCCACTGAAAAGTACAGCCTGTTCGCTCTCAGGCTGGGGAAGTACAAGGCCCACTTCTACACAAGAG GCGCTACCCACAGTGATACCACGCCAGACAAAGACTGTTCGGTGTTCTCACTCCTCAAGGCACACGACCCCCCTCTGATCTTCGACCTGGAGGCTGACCCATCAGAGCACTACCCTCTCACAGTGGAGGGAAGGCCAGACATCGAAGCCTTGCTGGCGAAGATCAAGCAAGTCAAATTGCAGTTTGAAGCCTCCATGGTGTTCGGAGAGAGCCAGATATCAAAAGGAACAGACCCGGACCTTGCGCCTTGCTGCAACCCCCATTGTAGCCCCAAACCGAGCTGCTGCCATTGCTGA